In the genome of Rhodoplanes sp. Z2-YC6860, one region contains:
- a CDS encoding SgcJ/EcaC family oxidoreductase gives MPDKADEDAIRAIEDDFNEAWGRHDPDAMVKSLTDDAEFITVNGAWEKSREGFRNLMIRLHGPTGPFRMSTREASELRIRFLAPDVAIVHTRFQIRGDIDEAERNSVGMRIVQKIDGRWRTVSVQNTDVRPGRRH, from the coding sequence ATGCCTGACAAAGCCGACGAAGACGCCATTCGCGCGATCGAGGACGATTTCAACGAAGCGTGGGGGCGGCATGACCCCGACGCCATGGTGAAATCGCTGACCGACGATGCCGAGTTCATCACCGTCAACGGCGCGTGGGAAAAGTCCCGCGAAGGCTTTCGCAACCTGATGATCCGCCTCCACGGCCCGACCGGTCCGTTCCGCATGAGCACACGCGAAGCGTCCGAGCTTCGCATCCGCTTCCTGGCCCCGGACGTCGCGATCGTGCACACGCGCTTTCAGATTCGCGGCGACATCGACGAAGCCGAGCGCAACAGCGTCGGAATGCGGATCGTTCAGAAGATCGATGGCCGGTGGCGGACCGTTTCGGTTCAGAACACCGACGTCCGCCCCGGACGGCGTCACTAG
- a CDS encoding alpha/beta fold hydrolase — MATSRRRLLAAGAALATAAGASAVRAQAAPRTFVLVHGSWHGGWCWRRVADRLEKRGHKVFTPTLTGLGERVHLLNAGVDLNTHITDVVNLIKFESLENIVLVGHSYAGAVITGVAEQVLPSIGSIVFVDAFLPVNGDTMLSMTTEALRAATLAAQAKGEISRPMPPAAAFQVNEKDRAWVDSKLTPQPLGPSLTTIKFTGARDKVAKKTYIRAVNYPQPAFDKWLAQCKADATWRTHGVEGSGHDIMVDKPDELTELLLGAA, encoded by the coding sequence ATGGCGACTTCACGACGGAGACTGCTGGCAGCAGGCGCAGCGCTCGCCACCGCGGCGGGAGCGAGCGCGGTGCGCGCACAGGCCGCACCACGGACCTTCGTGCTGGTGCACGGTTCCTGGCACGGTGGCTGGTGCTGGCGGAGGGTCGCCGACCGGCTCGAGAAGCGCGGCCACAAGGTGTTCACGCCAACACTCACCGGCCTCGGCGAGCGCGTCCACCTGTTGAACGCCGGTGTCGATCTCAACACCCACATCACCGACGTGGTGAACCTGATCAAGTTCGAGAGCCTCGAAAACATCGTCCTGGTCGGCCACTCCTATGCCGGCGCGGTGATCACGGGCGTCGCCGAACAGGTGCTGCCTTCGATCGGTTCGATCGTGTTCGTCGATGCCTTCTTGCCGGTCAACGGCGACACCATGCTGTCGATGACCACGGAAGCCTTGCGGGCGGCGACGCTCGCCGCGCAAGCCAAGGGCGAGATTTCTCGCCCGATGCCGCCCGCCGCGGCGTTCCAGGTCAACGAAAAGGATCGGGCGTGGGTCGATTCCAAGCTTACGCCGCAGCCGCTCGGGCCGTCGCTCACCACCATCAAATTTACCGGCGCGCGCGACAAGGTGGCGAAGAAAACCTACATCCGCGCCGTCAATTATCCGCAACCGGCGTTCGACAAATGGCTGGCGCAATGCAAGGCAGACGCAACATGGCGCACCCACGGCGTCGAAGGCAGCGGGCATGACATCATGGTGGACAAGCCTGACGAACTGACCGAGTTGCTATTAGGGGCGGCCTGA
- a CDS encoding SH3-like domain-containing protein: MAAHREGDPHNEQFSSAREPGRGYHDIGGLEAGAIEPNLSETRPWEKLSIALGNVLGAGGAKLVRTDEVRRKREELGVELYNELGYFERGTESLCRLLIERGLIDATELEARMKTIATRIAEEGR, from the coding sequence ATGGCTGCGCATCGTGAAGGCGATCCCCACAACGAGCAGTTCAGCTCTGCCCGGGAACCTGGACGCGGGTATCATGACATCGGGGGCCTCGAGGCGGGCGCGATCGAGCCGAACCTTTCCGAGACCCGTCCGTGGGAGAAGTTGTCTATCGCACTAGGCAATGTTCTTGGGGCCGGAGGCGCCAAGCTCGTCCGAACCGATGAAGTCCGGCGCAAGCGCGAGGAGCTCGGCGTCGAACTCTATAACGAGCTCGGGTACTTCGAGCGCGGAACCGAGTCGCTCTGCCGTCTCCTCATCGAAAGGGGCCTGATCGACGCTACCGAGCTCGAAGCCCGCATGAAGACGATCGCAACCCGAATTGCGGAGGAAGGCCGGTGA
- a CDS encoding SH3-like domain-containing protein, protein MSSEQDPRFAVGNQVRVIRSNPPGHRRTPFYIRGKTGVIERDCGRHRNPEELAYGWTGEPLKRLYRVRFMQTEVWPDYSGNPTDTIDVDIYEHWLTPTTAAYL, encoded by the coding sequence GTGAGTTCCGAGCAAGATCCTCGGTTCGCCGTCGGCAATCAGGTGAGGGTCATAAGGTCGAATCCCCCAGGCCACCGCCGTACGCCCTTCTACATCCGCGGCAAAACCGGCGTTATCGAGCGCGACTGCGGACGGCATCGCAATCCGGAAGAGCTCGCTTACGGCTGGACCGGGGAGCCCCTGAAGCGGCTCTATCGGGTGCGGTTCATGCAGACTGAGGTCTGGCCGGACTACAGCGGCAACCCGACAGATACGATCGACGTCGACATCTACGAGCACTGGCTGACGCCGACCACGGCCGCATACCTGTAA
- the nthA gene encoding nitrile hydratase subunit alpha, with the protein MSGGHTHPHDHDHDKPGAHPLQPDDVSPASRYELMTLAMQELLIEKGVLTSEQIRRGLEVIDSWQPSRGADVVARAWLEPEFKQRLLKDGSAAVADFGVDMGVVKLTVVENTEHVHNVIVCTLCSCYPRGLLGLPPDWYRSKRYRARIVREPRKVLAEFGTEIPDGVTVRVHDSLADLRYLVLPRRPEGTQGWSREQLASIVNRDAMVGVGLPKVQA; encoded by the coding sequence ATGAGTGGCGGCCACACGCATCCTCACGATCACGATCACGACAAGCCTGGAGCCCACCCGCTCCAACCTGACGACGTTTCGCCCGCGAGTCGCTACGAGCTGATGACTCTCGCGATGCAAGAGCTTCTCATCGAGAAGGGAGTGCTTACATCGGAGCAGATCAGACGTGGACTCGAGGTCATCGATTCCTGGCAACCCTCGCGTGGCGCCGACGTGGTTGCCCGCGCCTGGCTCGAGCCGGAGTTTAAACAGCGCTTGCTCAAAGACGGCAGTGCAGCCGTTGCCGACTTCGGCGTCGATATGGGTGTGGTCAAGCTAACCGTGGTCGAGAACACGGAGCACGTTCATAACGTGATCGTTTGCACGCTTTGCTCCTGCTACCCTCGCGGGCTGCTCGGCCTGCCCCCCGACTGGTACCGCTCGAAGCGTTATCGCGCGCGCATCGTGCGGGAGCCGCGCAAGGTACTCGCCGAGTTTGGCACCGAGATTCCCGATGGCGTCACCGTGCGAGTGCATGACAGCCTTGCCGACCTGCGTTATCTCGTGCTTCCGCGCCGGCCGGAGGGCACTCAGGGTTGGTCGCGAGAGCAGCTCGCCTCGATCGTGAACCGGGACGCCATGGTGGGCGTCGGGCTGCCGAAGGTGCAGGCCTAG